The DNA region ATGAAATGCGTAAatcccttttcctttcttttcttttcctattttatttaattttttctgtatttttttttgagtttttctgcTGCTAAATTGGTTAGGTTTTTCTGTGAATAGGGTAATTGCAAGGCAGTTGCAGACGAGTACATTGAATGCGAACCCATAGTAAAGCTCctatcttctttttcttttcccttcaaTTTTCTCCTtcgaaattcaacaaatttgatACGTTTTGATTTGTTTGCACTGCCAGATTATTCTAATTGATTTGATTCTGCACAAGACCAAAGCTTATACACATTTACTCTATAATGTCATCGACCCACAAGCTCCTTCTTTCCAGGTATTGAAAATTATGCTGCTTTTTGCTTCTGGGATTTTACAGTTTTATTGTTCCTTTGAAAACTTGGGTCACCAGAGTTGCTAATTTGATTTTCTGGATACCCTTTTCAGGGTTTATTGTGGAAGTCGACTTTCGGGTTTCTTCTGCTGGATGCTTGTATCCTTACCGTGCTTATCAGGATTGTGTTTTtggaaatttaaattttgattcttTTTACATAATATGTGTTTATATATGTATTGGGTGCCTTAGCAATGTGTGTAGATAGGAGTCTCTTTTTGGAAAGAAGCAAGGAAGAATGGGGCTTGTCCATGAGCTTCGCCTCTTTACTTTGGAGATTTCAAAAGGTTGGTGGGTACATTATCGAATTTCATGGGGTTTATACGCATGTAGGAtgatttatattaaattttagcAGATGGGTTGAGAATTTTGGCATTTCAGTTTCCTATTAATAAGAAAAAGATGTTCCGATTTCAGATGCTGATGGATATCGTCTTTGGAAATATCATGTTTCTTTCTACATTTTTACTTGCTATGAGGattcttttcagcacattccctAGACCACTCAGGTAACATTTCCCGTGTGTACTCTCCAGGATGGCAGTGATTTCTATGAATATTTTAACCGAGGCATAGTTTTATTACCCATCTATATGTAAACATGTTCAGGAAGCATGCCTGGTTTGGTCAGTCGATAAAATGGTATAAACTGAACTAGAGAGTTCTATCTAGCATCTTTGATTTGCGACCCGCTCAGAAAGTTAAGATGGATAATGGTTACTCAAAATTATGTTGAGCTATGAACTAGTAGGAATTTGGTCAGGCTAAAGTTGGTACGGTTAGCACTGTTTAAAAGTTTAGGGAAAAAGATATAGAATACATAAGCAGAAGAACAAATTATGAACACCCGTGAGTCATGGCCTGAAAGATTCATAACTGGAGCAACCCGTAGTAGTGAGATAAGTTGTCTCGTGAGATAAGTTGTTGTCTCGTCTCAgtagatacatatatatatatatatatatacacacacacacacaaacatgaACATATGAGTGTGTGATATTGTATATTCTGGTACAGGTATAAAGAGCTTCTGCTTGCAATATTTATTTCAAGTTACTTCAAGATGTTTCTTATTGCAATGATGGTATGGtttgcaaattaaataaatccGTTTTTTCTTTCCTCATATTTGAACTTTCCTCAAGAATACTTGGTTAGACTCAACGCATATCTAATTTGAGCATGTGTTCTACAGGTCTGGGAATGTCCTTCTGTGATTTTGATCGttgatttatttgttttatcaTCCAACACTGTGGCACTCAAAGGTCAGATGATAATGTATTTACGGTCCTTGTCATGTTTCTAAAGTTAGCATTTTCAATGCATATTTCATTAACTAAGCTTTATCAGCGAAGTATCATCTTGAATTTGTTACAGAAAATGCTACTGCTAGATGCTCATATATCTGATCACTTTAGTTTTAAGGACTACACAATGTTTTACGATATAAAATAGATGTTCTGCCTTGATTTGATATGGAGGTGTGCATTAGCTAACATTAGATCTGCttagtatttctcaaattctATGGTGTGGAGACTCTTACTCTGAGAACGACCGATTGCAGCTGAACATCCTTCTTCCTTTCTCCTTTTTTTGAAACAGTAATAACTCGGTCAGCTATGAGTAGATGTATAGCGGCGTGCTTCAGTGCTCATGTGGTAAAGTTTTTGGTCACACAAAGGTGCTGGAGTTGGGAACTTTTTAGATCTTAAATCATTGGTTGCCTTTCTTTCTCTGTATTGAAACGCATAATTTTTGTTTAGACTTTTGTATTCTCATTTATTATTCTTTTGAACAAATAGATCAATATTTTATGCGAAGACAGTGGTGGTGTTAGACTGGCTGCTGTAAGATGTGGTGTAAATATGTAAGATGTGTCACAGTTATGAAATAGAGGGCAGTTTTTTAGCATTCTACTATAAACTTTCAGCTTTCAGATTTTATTGTGGTTTAAGTTTTTACCTttgattggaatttggaaaTCGAAAGGAACTTACCTTTGATCGAAACGAAACTTACCTATAGCTAGAGTGCCATTGTGACGGTTATTCAAACCAATCAATCACTGCTAGAAAGTTAAACACATGGCAATGCTTGATTAGCTTGAGATAAAACGTCCAATTGTAGATGAGTTTCGGCCTTTGGGGAGGGTGGAAAAGAGCCTCGACATATCCAAATGCCCTAAGTCAGTGCTCTAGTGAATTTTCCTCCTGTTGCTCCCTAACTTAAGGAAAGCGGAGAAACAATTTTTCTTCTTGTGTGATTTCAAATACTAGTTAGATACCAATTTATTCCTCAAAcccttattaaaaaaatataacgttgcataaaaaataaaaaaaagagaataGACTGCACAAAATTCCATTGAAATTGAAAGGTTCTAAATAAACAACGTTAACTGCAATACAACATGAAAGGAGTACAGGAAAAGCAGAAATGCTGCACAGGAACGCAGCAGCTGATACAGGGAAACTAATCAAagcaatatttacataagatgGGTGTTTAATTCTGAAGGTTATCAAAGGATTAAACCAATCATAATCATCCGATTTTGATAATGATCGTAATTACCACTCCATTACGGATGGAACCTCAAATTTCAATACCAACAACCAGTACATCAACATTAGTGTCTGGTTATTGTAACATACTTGAGACTCCAGAAGCCATGTCGCAGCAG from Malus domestica chromosome 01, GDT2T_hap1 includes:
- the LOC103422669 gene encoding protein ARV 2-like, yielding MEYRCVECGGRMTTLFVQYSPGNIRLMKCGNCKAVADEYIECEPIIILIDLILHKTKAYTHLLYNVIDPQAPSFQGLLWKSTFGFLLLDAYRSLFLERSKEEWGLSMSFASLLWRFQKMLMDIVFGNIMFLSTFLLAMRILFSTFPRPLRYKELLLAIFISSYFKMFLIAMMVWECPSVILIVDLFVLSSNTVALKVITRSAMSRCIAACFSAHVVKFLVTQRCWSWELFRS